From a region of the uncultured Desulfovibrio sp. genome:
- a CDS encoding DegT/DnrJ/EryC1/StrS aminotransferase family protein, whose product MAKFLPVCEPLLAGNELAYVTEAVSTGWISSAGKYVKAFEEAFAQYCGVKHGIAVSNGTVALHLALVALGVGKGDEVIIPDFTMMASALAVCYTGAMPVFVDADTETWNISPAAVAAKITPRTKVVMPVHIFGNPCDMAALESICADKNIILLEDAAEAHGASFGGKRAGGLSRIAGFSFFANKNVTTGEGGMVVTDDDDLAQACRYYKNLCFPLDAPRTYLHADIGFNYRMSNIHAAIGLAQTERADDLKQQRQAHGLLYRERLAEIQGVCLQQDQPGGENVFWMNGLAVTPEYGRSRDELVAYLKEQAIDTRLFFNGMHRQPALEKYGCDCRGAYPVSDMLADNGFYLPSGSGLSNDDIHRVCDVVAAFRR is encoded by the coding sequence TTGGCTAAATTTCTTCCTGTCTGCGAACCGCTTTTGGCAGGCAATGAACTGGCCTATGTAACTGAGGCTGTTTCCACTGGCTGGATTTCCTCTGCTGGCAAATACGTTAAGGCCTTTGAAGAAGCCTTTGCCCAGTACTGCGGTGTTAAGCACGGTATCGCCGTGAGCAATGGCACGGTCGCCCTGCATCTGGCCCTTGTTGCTCTTGGAGTGGGCAAGGGAGATGAAGTTATCATCCCCGATTTTACTATGATGGCCTCCGCGCTCGCTGTTTGCTACACCGGGGCAATGCCGGTTTTTGTGGATGCCGATACGGAAACCTGGAATATTTCGCCAGCCGCCGTGGCCGCAAAAATTACCCCGCGCACCAAGGTTGTCATGCCTGTGCATATTTTTGGTAATCCCTGCGACATGGCCGCTCTTGAAAGTATCTGTGCTGACAAAAATATTATCCTTTTGGAAGATGCGGCCGAAGCCCACGGTGCCTCTTTTGGCGGTAAGCGGGCTGGCGGTCTTTCCCGCATTGCAGGATTCAGCTTTTTTGCCAATAAAAATGTAACTACAGGTGAGGGCGGCATGGTAGTCACAGATGATGACGACCTTGCCCAGGCCTGCCGTTACTACAAAAATCTTTGTTTCCCTCTGGATGCGCCGCGTACCTATCTTCATGCGGATATTGGCTTTAATTACCGTATGAGTAATATCCACGCGGCAATAGGCCTTGCACAGACCGAACGGGCCGATGACCTCAAGCAGCAGCGCCAAGCACACGGGCTACTTTATCGAGAGCGCCTGGCTGAAATTCAAGGTGTTTGTCTGCAACAGGATCAGCCTGGTGGCGAGAATGTGTTCTGGATGAATGGGCTTGCTGTTACGCCTGAATATGGCCGTTCGCGTGATGAACTCGTTGCGTACCTCAAGGAGCAGGCCATAGACACCCGCCTGTTCTTCAACGGCATGCATCGTCAGCCTGCGCTTGAGAAATACGGTTGCGATTGTCGCGGTGCGTATCCTGTTTCTGATATGTTAGCAGATAATGGCTTTTATCTGCCAAGCGGGAGCGGTTTGTCGAATGATGATATACATCGCGTGTGCGATGTGGTGGCCGCGTTCAGAAGATAA